The Anolis carolinensis isolate JA03-04 chromosome 2, rAnoCar3.1.pri, whole genome shotgun sequence genome contains the following window.
GTTTGCCTTTGGATTTTCACCTTTTATCCCTGCTCAAGTTGGATCGGGCAGGAGAGGCAAGCCAAGAAATGGGAAGAGTAAGAACAGGCTAAGCTTTCTTTCTCTAGGGAGAACGAGAAGTGTAATTTGGCACAGTGCAAGCATTTATTTCATCCGGTGGCAGTGATTTCATTGAGTTAATGATGGCTGTGAAACTGCTGGCTCAGATCCAGCTCCCAAGAGTAGTATAGAGAAGGTTGTGATACCCACAAGCGCTAGCCAGGCTTAGCTAGAgcatgggtgtgtgtgtgcgcgcatttGGGGTGACAGGCTGGTTTTAATTGCCACCTTCAATGTCAGACACTCAGACGGGACCACCAGGCAATGCTACCTTCAATGATTTCATTGCAACTTTTACAGCTAGATGGCTCAGATATGGAGGCATAGTAAAATCTTGAAAATGTcagtgttttgtttcttttaaaaagtcatcaGCTTTAAAAAGTTTGCAGTTCATCAGAGGGCAAAAACATAGACCATGTGAATATGCATAAATAAGAACACGTCCCATTGGTTTCCATGGGGGAgttgagtaaaataaataaactgtcctATCTCCCTGAAAGGGAGGACTCAGGACGTACAAGCTTTTGTTGGAGAATGTTCATCTGTTTCCCCAACTGGCTTGCATTATATTGTTTCCTATGTCTCCTGCAATGGGAGAAATGGCAAGAGGCAATTTCCTTGTGTGAAAGATCACTTGagaccatttttctttctttctgcaatatTGGTTTCATTGTTAATAGGGTGTAAGGGGAACAATCAACCAGGACGTCTATGAGGATTTACTGGAGCATCATCAGATCCCCAAAGAAAGATTTTGCACACACACATCCCTCCAAGTGCCCTTCTAACAGACCATAAAATTGAAGCCAGCTCAAGGGTGTCGTGTCCATAAAATGAACTGCAGTACATATCAAGCCAGgaataatgcatttttaaaagcccacCAGAAAGTTCAGAATAAACTAGATGATGTGCTGGAGCCGatcagagtatatcccatgcagggctTGAAACTGGAACCAAAAATTGATCAGTGcttggggtgctgtgagttttccaggctgcatggccatgttccagacacattttcttctggaacatggtcatgcagaaggagagaatacttctggaacatggtcatgcagcccggaaaactcacagcaaccctgtgattccggccatgaaagcctttgacaacacattgatcaaTGCTTATTAGGACACCCCTAGTGCTAGGGCACTTTGAAAAACATGGAAACACAGCTGGCTGGAAGATAAATACGAGTTATTCCCCAGGAGATGAAGTCACAGCAATCCCATGGGAACTCTTTCTTTACACTTCTTTGTTCTTATGTCCTGTGCCCTGCCACAGTTCAGCACTGGTCCCGAACGGAAATGAATATGTTCAGCAGTGCATCTAAGCGGACTGGTTAACCCCCCACCCCTGCATTTTCCAGTGGCTGTCTAGCCATGGATACTGTGGTTTCTGGGTCCAGTTCTGATCCACATTTAGCGAATACTGTAGCCACTGTCCCAGCACTGAATTAGTTCCTGGAGTGTTTGTGTAGGCATTGCATAGACAAATCAATtagttttaatccacttccagATTGGATTATAGTGTCTCTGTAGAAGCTCCCCATGTATCTTATACCTCTCTCTCGTCCTCTCCCTTTCCTGAATAGTAAACTGCATGTGTTTATGGTTTCACTCACATACGCCCACATCATGATGGGTGGGGCTCTGATATCAGTGTGGTGACGAATCTTCTCTATTTTAGTCCTAATTCTAAAAGATACATTAAAGCAGTGAACCTATTTGGGAGTCGGATTTAGTACTTTGGCTAGTTCCTTCACACTTCACACAAGCTCCCGGCCATGcttggctgaaggattctgggagctgtactccacaaaTGTAACCTTCCAAGGTCTGAAATTGCCACAGTAATGGAAATCCTCTTAAATTGACTTGTGTGGGTGTATTTGCATTTAGCCTTCCACTGAAATCACTGAAAGCTGTTCCATTGTACTCTACCCATATCCTCCAGCCCACCAGCTCACTTCTGCTTCATGTTTTTCTGTGTCCTGTTCTCTGCAGTCCAGAAGGCAGACCTCACTGGGGACTCTACGGTGGCTACCATCAACCACTCCATGTCATTGCTGCAGCGACTACAGGAGCTCCTACACAATGGGAATGCCAGTGACACCACCTTGCGGGTGCGCACTTCTGGTTCCGATGAAATCAAAGTCTTTCACACCCACCAGTTGATGCTCAGCTTGCAAAGTGAGATCTTTGAGAGCCTCTTGCACAACCAAACAATTCTCACCTTGCACGAGCCTCCAGACAGTGCGGCCCTTTTTGAAAAGTTCATCAGGTAAGAGCTTGGTTGCATGCTCTCCGCACTCAGAATCAGCGAGAACTAGAAGATATATTAAACTTAGGTCTGAAGGAGAATGGGGGAGTAATTTTATTGGGTCCTTCTCCATCAACCCCTAAATCTGACTTAAGCAGCctgaaaaaaatacttttgccTTTTTTTTGGATTCCTCCCATTTATCCCATGTCTCTTGCCAAGTCTTGTTGAATCTGTAACAATGTGGTTATGTGCTATCTGGctttgacctatggtgacccctgAATGAGTGATCTCCAAGAGCCTTGGTCATTAATGACGCATGTCTTGCACGCTCAAGGATGTGGCTTCCTTAGTTGAGTCCATccaccttcctcttttcctatttctTCGGCATCTTTTCTAATAAGACATGATGTCTCACAATGTGTTCTAACTATGATAACCTCAATATAGTCATTCTGTTTTGAGGTTTTAGGCTAGGGcgcatttatttgttattttggcAAATCACAATATCTGTAGTACTCTCttccagcactacatttcaatGAGTTGACTTCTTCCCGCTCTACCATGGGCTTCCCTTTCTGCCCAGCTAGTTGAGATATTAACCTAAAATGCTATTAGCATCACAGCTTGGGCAGAAACAttgaatcagttgttgaatggtgAATAAAAATTCCCAGAGATTCAATGGGTTTAAACTCTAGGTGGACTGCTAATAAGATCTGACCACTGCATCAGCAACAGACAGGGTTGGAAGTGCTGCTTGATGCCAGATATCGtgagaaaagaaggaaatggagagaGATTGCCTAGGCATAGAGAGATGCACTACTTATTGaacatgtttttgttttcttgatcTATGCTACTCAAAGGGGTGGTCTTTAGACTGATGCTGGCTGTTGAACTATTGGCTGCCATTCCCTGCTGtgcttccaggaaagaaagaaacgttTATAGTCAGTAGGCACAAATGAGGTGATGGTCCCTGGCAcactggagagagaaaaaatgctgGCCCCACATTTAGAAACATTGTTCTAAATGAAGTTTGTTGGAGCTTAGTCTTTCCCTCACTCTGCTCAGCCAGGAATGGCCAGAATGGAGTTGTTTTGGCTGAGCTTAAAGGAAGCTTAGCTGAGCATCGAAAGGTTAAGTTGGCAATACACTGGCAATCCATGACTGGATcttctatctttttttaaaaaaaacagtattttGATCCAAAATTGAATGAGGTCATGAGAGTGAGGTGAGGTGGATGCACCCATTGatatccctgatttttttttaaaactctggtgATGAATGGAGGGAACAAGAGAAGCTCATTGCATCCAAAATTGGAATAGAGTCTGCCCACTCCCTGTGTATTTAACTGCTGACTACTTATTTTAAACTGCAGAACCCCTGCCAAATCAATCTTGCCAGACAGATTTACTGATAGATTTCAGCGTTATCTGTTGTAGCAAGGTTTTCTGATTCTATATGAACATGAAATAGCTAAAGAAATGTAGTTCATTAAAACTGGCACATTAAGAAAATTATGTCAAATTAATCTGACACCTTTAATAACGCAATTTAAAACAACTACACATTGCtattaatcaattaaaacaacacacacaccaaGCATTCCTAAAAATGCCCTTAACAAATTATTTGTCAAAAATTATTCCAACTTTTGTACCACAGTTTAGGATTCCTCTTAAAAATTCAAGAGGTAAGAAAAGAAGACTGTTATGCGATGCTCAGTTCTGGCACACATGCATTTTCTGGACTGAAGTGGAGTTAAGGGTTTTTTATTCTCACAAATTTTAAGTATGCACTTGCTCCAAGCCATTCCCACGCCACTAGTTTGCACTTGGCTTTCGCTATACTGTGAAATTCCTGTTAAAAAGCCAACAGCATAGTAAATCCTAGAAGCCTAAGTCTGCCCATCTGTGTTCTAGATTGATTGCTCTACATACTTCAACCTCTTAAGCTGTTTTTGAAACTCTGTGGCACACATTTGGAGCCTGACATCCTGATAAAATGTTTTTGAGTACTAGAAAAAAGGTGACCCCCCACCCTTTGAATTGCATGATGCCTCTAACTTTCAAACGCACCtattaaaaatactattttttgtgGAATTAAAATTCACACAAAAATACCCAAGTCACCCAAGGGCAAGGCAACGCTTAACTAAGGTGAAGGGATGCAAAAGGCCgccatctctctttccctcctcccaaGGGGGCCCTGATCCTGAagaacaaacaaatgaacaaaaagaggaagtaaagggagggagggaggaaagaaacaaaGGAGGGAGGCCTAGCAAGAGCGGGAAGGACTTTGGACATACCTGTCCATAGTCAACACAGctctgtatttgaaaacattgGGGATGATACTTACTGAACCAAGTGTGATTACAAGTGCTCAATATGAACTTTTCCGCCACCCCATCCCCCTTTTCTAGGTATCTATACTGTGGTGAGATCTCCATACTCCTTCATCAAGCCATTCCGCTTCACCGACTAGCCAGCAAATACCGTGTCTCCAGCTTGCAGCGAGGAGTGTCTGAGTATATGAAAAGCCGCCTGGCCAGTGACTCCAACCAGGGCCATGTAGTGGGCTGGTACCACTATGCAGTGAGAATTGGTGATGAAGCTCTGCAGGAAAGCTGCCTCCAGTTCCTGGCCTGGAATCTCTCCGCAGTGATGGGCAGTGCAGAGTGGGCCTCCGTCAGCATAGATCTGCTGCTTCTCTTGCTGGAACGGTCCGACTTGGTTCTGCAGAGTGAACTGGAGCTCTACACAGCTGTGGAGGAGTGGATTGCCACCCACAAGCCTGAAGATCCTGTAGTAGAGAAGATGCTGAGATCCCTGCGCTATCCCATGATCTCCCCTAGCCACCTTTTCCACTTGCAGAAGCAGTCTCTAGTGATGATGAAGCACTACAATGTCGTCCAAGACCTCCTCTTCCAAGCCTTCCAGTTCCACTCTGCTTCCCCAATCCACTTTGCCAAATACTTTGATGTCAACTGCAGTATGTTCCTGCCCCGCAACTACCTCTCCACTGCCTGGGGCTCCCCATGGGTCATCAACAACCCAGCCCGAGATGACCGAAGTACCAGTTTCCAGACCCAGTTGGGACCTAGCAACCATGACTCTGCCAAGCGGGTGACTTGGAATGTCCTGTTTTCTCCCCGCTGGCTCCCCGTCAGCCTGCGTCCTGTTTACTCAGACTCCGTCtctggggccatccagtccatcaggATTGAAGATGGCCGCCCCCGCCTGGTGATCACTCCAGCCACAACGAGCTCTGACTTTGCTGGTGTCAGTTTCCAGAAGACCATTTTGGTGGGTGTGAGGCAGCAGGGAAAAGTCTTTATCAAACACGCCTACAGCTTCCACCAGAGCACCGACGAAGTGGCTGATTTCCTAGTACATGCCGATCTGCAGAAGCGCACTTCTGAATACCTCATTGACAACTCTCTGCATCTGCATATCATTGTTAAGCCAGTTTACCACTCACTGATCAAGATTAAAAAGTAGGAGAGTTGTGGGGGCAAGGGGAACAGCAGAACaaaatggggtgggggtgggattaGCATTTTGTACTGAACAACAATGGTTTCACCACGAAGTTCCAAAAACAACTGACACTGGTTATTCAATATGACATCTGTGTATACCAGAGCAGCCTCTTAGGAAAAGCCTGGGtgttttttgcacaaaaacaacTTTTTCACTTGCAAATGTGGTGATTATTTTTAATAGATGGGGGATTAAAACTCTTAAGATCATGGGATATGGTGGAGACTTTTAACTCTGTTTCTACTTATGTTTAGCTCCTTACTGTCTTCTTTAAAGGACTTGGGCAGGATGAGGGAACTTCAGCGGTGTCCGAAATCAGGATAGTCTCAAAAATAACTCATTAGAAAGTCCTTAGTGTCCCAACATCTTTAGAATCTGCTTTAAGCATTCCATGTCCTGTAGTCCCATAGGATTATTGGAAAttgatagatgtgggcaaagtaaACAATGACAAGTAGAAAAGGTTCCCTGGTATATTATGAAAGTTAATTTTGTATAATTACTCAGGTTAGTTGATACATCCAGATTTTTCAGCCTTTTCCAAGACAACTCTAGGACATTACGTACCAACTTCAGAGGAAATCTTCAAAGGAAATAACCTGGTGTATGTGAATGGAATAGCTTCTCTTTATCAGTGGAATCCGTTTTTTCCTACAAAAATTTCAGATGGACCCAACAGTTCTTAAGTGCTAAAAATGACATTACTGCCTTTGGTCTCTACCCACTCTTGCATGTTGCCATACAGGTTCTGCCAACTTTTGAAAATttaaagtataaaataaatgaaagtttAAAAATATCTACAGAACCTTTTTATCAGGGAAAAAAATAATAGTGAACAGATGTAGCATAGGGAATGCTGTCTCATCAGTTGTAATATTATAAAAATGTCTTCTTCTAGAGGTTGTCTCTCATCATTAGAAATCTTGTAGATCTTGTTTGTATTCTAACTATACTTCCCAATGGATCGACAAAGTCTTAATATCAAGGATAAAATAATAACTGGAAGAGAAAAATGAAACCagactctatagcagtggttgcAACCTCAGTTGAGATTGGAGGAGAGGATGACCACTATCCACACAGGTCGCAGACTACAGGGTAGGTAGAAATACGGGATTTGTACTGTTCCCTACAAGTACTGTCCTCAGCCTCTTGAACAGAACCTCAGCAGATACAAATTTCTGAATAAAAACAAGGAAATACATTGCAATGACCATGTGGTGTTATTTTCAGATATTAATGGATTTCCAGCATTGATTGCAATCTTCTAATCTTTGAAAGCCTCTCTGGCGATTTCATGATCTTTGGTTTAAATATCACTTTTGCTTCTATCCTAACACTAACATCTCCTATGACACCACTCCCATGTGCTTTTCTCCAAATTTTCTCAATTTCCCACATTATACATTTTCAGTGTATTTATGTTAATGCTTCAAATTTGCTCCACTGATAGGATATGTTGCGAATTCTGTGAAACCTTCCTCTTTGTCCCTGAAAATTATTTTGCGTCACAAAAGGTTGTAGGGGTACAGGAATAATATCATCCTGCATGAGTAAAATGTAATGCAACAATTCAAATACTGGTGTTTGTTTCTGACGGTGGAGGAAGAGAGTGTGTCATAATGAAACTGCAATACGTTTAAACTGCACCAGAGGAAACATTTGTAATTTAATGAGAATTGGCTTGTAGAAGTCAGCAAACACATAGGTAATGATTCAGGGGAATATTATTTGGACAAATCAACTGTTGAAAGTAAATAGGAATATTGACAGAAATTAAGTAAAACAGTGAAGGCATGACATCTTAGCTGCCAAACCTCTCTAATCTTGAAAGAAAGATAGAAGTGGAGTATTCAGTTACtagtctttgttgttgttttgacacATTTGATAGAAACAGCTTAGAAATAAGGTGTCTATCTAGAAACACGATCAGCCAAACAAAGAGTTACTTAACCAAATTTTTGTACCATAGGTACATATTCCTTTGGCCATAGCAGGAGTCTGAAAAACTTTCCATAGCTAGATCCATAAGCAATCCCCAATAAAACTCCGAGCTTCTCAACCATGCCTTTGGAACAGAAATGACATTTTAACTACTTATGATTCAAATTGTGAGTATATACTGTTTGAAAAATAGTGCATGCTTTTGTTATATCAACACGTCATTGTTAGCTGTCTTCATTCCCAGGACAGAGTTCCAGTATCCTAAAGGGAGCCTCTTGAGCAATCTCTATATTATGAAACTGATGTTCAGGCTCATTCACAGCTCACACATTACATTAATACCTAATAAATGTGAACAAGCATCACTAACTAATGTGGAATGTGCATGTGCATGGCAACTTTTGCTGGCAAGATATGTATAGCTGGGAGTCTAGTAGGGATCCAGATGACTCAAGTTCAAGTCTGCACAGTGAATAAGAGCCTGCGATGGAAGCCTAATTTCAAACCCATACATTTGCCAAGCAAGTTATTATCCTGCCATAGCTCTCCTTGTAATATTACTTGCCTAATTAGAGCACTACAAGCTAGGAATGGTCATCCCAATTTTTGGttttatattacacacacacacacacacacacacacacacacacacacacacacacataaaccatGGTGGGGGAAGGAACCTGGGGAAAGgtaataaatattttcttttggcaGCTCAAGTATCTTTTGGGGTTTGTCCTTGTATTTCAGCCTATAGGGCATTCACAAAGTTATTTCAACTGGAAAAATGGCACAGGAGGTGTGTGGGAAAATGTTGGCACTCTTCCCCCACCTAGAAGCAAATTGCCATTCTGTCTTTACTTACATTTGCAATTTCTGGCATTTGCATGTTACTCAACCCAAGGCTAAGGTCCCAATAAGTCCAAAGAGAATGGCTAACAGATGTTTGCAAGTCTAATTTCAGTTTATCTTCAAGTTTGGCTGGTTAAAAATATTTTACCTTTGTTATACTCCCGAAGTACTGGTGTGAAAAATCCTGCTTCAAAACTGAAAAATAATTTAGCACTTTCTGGAAAAGAAATGAGTGGGAGGAAGTGATTCTAGGGCAGTTATATTGCTCTATTAAAATTCACAGTGGAGCCAGCCTTGCAATATGAGTGGAAGTGTCTCAAATCTGTCAAATTATCCCCAAGCCCAGAACATAAATGGCTGTTGCATCTTCTTTTCATCTCCCTCTTTTAGGTATAGCAGTGGTTACatggaaggaggagaggaaagaggTTGAATTAGAAGGAATACATGGAGAGGATTAAGGAATAATTAATGTCTTGAGACGGGAGGAATGACTCTTGTATGGAaaacaatgatagaattgggtagGAAGAGGATGTGGGGCATGTTGGAAATAGCTATCTGAATAAGTTAACAACCTAATAATATATACAGACCTATGTGGTCCTACTATAAGCCCACTCCTGAGTGGGCGAGGCTGAATCTGGAGCAGGATGGAGTCCCTGCAACATAGAATAAGAAGGCAATAATACAAGAAGCTGAAGAGAATTCTCAGAATATTTTAGAAGGTGCTACTGGTTCTGTCTTCAGTCTTTTGTTGTAAATCATCAGAGAAACAAAATCCACCACAGATACTTTTCTGAACCATTTGCCAGCTCTCCTGATGACTTCATGGCAGCCAACACATTGGTGAGCTCATATAAACTTCTATACAATCTCAAATAACTGTACAATCCTTTTATTTAACTGGGGCTGGCCAATGATTAGCATGCAGCCCCATGATCCCAACTCGAAATTGTGAGCCTTCTGGTGTTAACTCTTTCTATTCTAAGAGAAGTTCTGGCCAGTTGTCAGTTGGTTTAAAAGATTCCAGTTCACAAGAAATGTATTTCACTCCCAAGAGTGAGGCAAAAAAATATTGCAAGCACACAGCACATGTGGCGATTTATCTCAAAGCAGGGGTCCACACAGATGTTGTGGCACTCTTGCCTCCCCCCTCCAAAGGCATAATACAGCTGTAAGATGCTTCCGCTGAAAATAGACACATGTGCCTTCAGCGCAAGGGATCCTTCAATTCCATCCTGGTGACAGCATCCGATATTGGCATGGACATATTTATTTCTGTCCAGCCATCCAGTGAATTACTTATTTCTGTCTGGAGGATCCAGTCCTGGGGCTGACATGATTCTTGTACCGAGATGAAACCCTGACAGTCATACCTACAACCGATCAGGCAATCCTTTGGGAGCTTGCCTTGAGTGACTGCAGCCATTTCTGCATCTTCCTACAATGCCTTTGGCCACTTTGCCTCTTCACTTTGCAGCAAAAGGAGCTTCTGACCCTGCCTGTTAGTCCTCTGCGTTTAGCATCGCCGGGTCCTTCCATCCTTGCCATGAAGGTTGGTTCCATGCACTGCAACACAGTTCAGACGTAGCGGGCGCTGACCAGGTTGGGAGGTTTTTTTTGTTATACCAGCTTGGCTGGAGGTGACAGAgagaaaggaggcttctgtgGGATCTGAAGAGCAAGAACAAAAAATAGAAAGAGTTATGAGAGTCCATGTTCACATCATAACCAATGGCCAACATTATCAGTAGTGGGCAAATGAATGCTCTGGGTCATAGGTAACTCCAaacctctttttttctttgcagCACCCAAGCCCTCCCACCTCCCAAAAGTTCAGGAACTACATACCCTATTTAAAGAAATCCGCAGGGCCAAATCCAGTCTGCCAAGTCATTTTAagctgccctccagatgttggactacaactcctgtatcccTCATCATTAGAAATCATGACTAGAgctaatgggagttgtgataGAGTAACATTTGGAAGACTGCAGTTTCTTCTATTTAGTGAGGTCtgaacccccggtggtgcagtggattaaaccactgagctgcttactgaccaaaaggtcaccggttagaatctggggagcggggtgagttcctgctgttagccccagcttctgccaacctagcagttagaaaacatgcaaatgtgagtacagtgTCCCCccgctacttcgtggttcgcttatTGCAGATTTACTGTTTCGTGGGGAAACTGGGGTAtacatttaaacattattttaattgttatgtggcctttctcccccttgcaagccccggggagctagtgaacccttccctaccagtgccggctgggcccttgctccaGGCCCACTatattgctctggctgcctctgctccagcAGCCATCTAAGAAGGATTGCTGCTCCTGCCGGATGAATgagtgagggagggtgggtgagagagtggaTAACgctggctattcggcttagaaatggaaataagcaccaacccccagtcggacacaactagatgtgGCAGAGATAGtgcagagttgggtgtcatctacgcggatgacacccaactctactactcttttccacctaaatccaaggaagcccctcggattctggaccagtgtctggccgctgtgttggcctggatgagggtgaacaagctgagacttaatcccgacaagacagagctcctccaggtcagtcgtacgtctgatcggggtattgggtggcaacctgtgcttgacggggtcgcactccccctgaaggcgcaggtccgcagcttgggggtcctcctggattcggggctgacgcttgaggctcaggtgtcggccgtggccgggagggcctttgcacaactaaaacttgtgcgccagctgcgaccatacctcgagaagtctgatctgaccatggtggtccatgccttagttacctctagactggactattgcaatatgctctacgtggggctgcctttgaagacggcccggaaattacaactagtacagcgttcggcagccaggcttctaaccggagcgaattacagggcgcgttcaacgcctctgtttaaggagcttcactggctgccatttactttccgggcccaattcaaggtgcaggttatcacctacaaagccctaaacggtttgggacccacctaccttagagaccgcatctccctctatgaacccacatgttctcttcgctcgtcgggggaggcccttctctcgctcccaccaccctcacagttacggttggtggggacgagagagagggccttctccgtcgtggccccctggctt
Protein-coding sequences here:
- the btbd17 gene encoding BTB/POZ domain-containing protein 17, which codes for MAKGTGVRPATPRRWTYSFAAVSLLCLAVQAVQKADLTGDSTVATINHSMSLLQRLQELLHNGNASDTTLRVRTSGSDEIKVFHTHQLMLSLQSEIFESLLHNQTILTLHEPPDSAALFEKFIRYLYCGEISILLHQAIPLHRLASKYRVSSLQRGVSEYMKSRLASDSNQGHVVGWYHYAVRIGDEALQESCLQFLAWNLSAVMGSAEWASVSIDLLLLLLERSDLVLQSELELYTAVEEWIATHKPEDPVVEKMLRSLRYPMISPSHLFHLQKQSLVMMKHYNVVQDLLFQAFQFHSASPIHFAKYFDVNCSMFLPRNYLSTAWGSPWVINNPARDDRSTSFQTQLGPSNHDSAKRVTWNVLFSPRWLPVSLRPVYSDSVSGAIQSIRIEDGRPRLVITPATTSSDFAGVSFQKTILVGVRQQGKVFIKHAYSFHQSTDEVADFLVHADLQKRTSEYLIDNSLHLHIIVKPVYHSLIKIKK